A genomic window from Anthocerotibacter panamensis C109 includes:
- a CDS encoding NAD-dependent epimerase/dehydratase family protein: MYQDLIVVTGAGGFIGGHLVADLLRQGHTHLRAVDCKPLSQWYQRFPEVESRRLDLSLREACYEALDGAHTVYNLAADMGGMGFIENNKALCMLSVTINTHALLAARDLGIEQYFFASSACVYAADRQTSADVIPLRECDAYPALPEDGYGWEKLFSERMCRHFREDFGLYTRVARYHNVYGPHGTYQGGREKAPAAICRKVIEAKCSGRHEIEIWGDGHQTRSFMYIDDCIKGTQDILHSDILEPINLGSAQLVSINQLVDIVEDIAGVKLRRNYNLAAPKGVRGRNSDNTQMLAELGWEPNIRLEDGLEKTYRWIYDQMVGALQVPTLAA; the protein is encoded by the coding sequence ATGTACCAAGACCTCATCGTAGTAACCGGAGCCGGAGGCTTTATTGGCGGTCATCTCGTCGCCGACTTGCTGCGCCAGGGCCACACCCACCTCCGCGCGGTCGATTGCAAGCCCCTCAGCCAGTGGTACCAGCGCTTCCCTGAAGTAGAATCCCGCCGCCTCGACCTCAGCCTGCGCGAAGCCTGCTACGAAGCCTTAGACGGAGCCCACACCGTCTACAATCTAGCTGCCGACATGGGCGGGATGGGCTTCATCGAGAACAACAAAGCCCTGTGTATGCTCTCGGTCACCATCAACACCCACGCCCTGCTCGCTGCGCGCGACTTGGGCATAGAGCAGTACTTCTTTGCTTCCTCCGCCTGCGTCTATGCCGCCGACCGTCAGACCAGCGCCGATGTCATCCCCTTACGCGAATGCGACGCCTACCCTGCGTTACCCGAAGACGGCTATGGCTGGGAAAAACTTTTCAGCGAGCGCATGTGCCGCCACTTCCGCGAAGATTTCGGACTCTATACCCGGGTCGCTCGCTACCACAACGTCTATGGACCCCACGGCACCTACCAAGGCGGACGCGAAAAAGCCCCCGCCGCCATCTGCCGCAAAGTCATTGAGGCCAAATGCTCTGGTCGCCATGAGATCGAGATCTGGGGCGACGGCCATCAGACACGGAGCTTCATGTATATCGACGACTGCATTAAGGGCACCCAAGACATCCTGCACAGCGACATCCTTGAACCCATCAACTTGGGCAGTGCTCAACTGGTCTCGATCAATCAGTTGGTGGACATTGTTGAGGACATCGCGGGCGTAAAACTGCGCCGCAACTACAACCTCGCTGCCCCCAAGGGCGTCCGGGGCCGTAACAGCGACAACACCCAGATGCTCGCAGAACTGGGCTGGGAGCCCAACATCCGCCTGGAGGACGGCCTAGAGAAAACCTACCGCTGGATCTACGACCAGATGGTAGGTGCCCTCCAAGTCCCCACCCTGGCTGCCTGA
- a CDS encoding WecB/TagA/CpsF family glycosyltransferase — MSTTRIPQQRTIPTTNVLGVEVSAVSLEFATDEILHWIEEDRQHSGLWSGHCGLTTGHYVAVTGVHGIIESQDDPHFKRILNASGMVVPDGMPLVWLSRLAGHRSVTRVYGPDLTLSLSQALGARQKSAFYYGGVPGVADQLARILETRYPGLKTAGTFSPPFRELTSQEEDGVVALINHSGAHVVWVGLSTPKQERWMARLRHRLKVPVLIGVGAAFDFHTGRVRQAHPWVQRSGFEWLFRLCMEPRRLAKRYLRNNPLFIYLLLCQQLKLRDFRAT; from the coding sequence ATGAGTACAACGCGCATCCCACAGCAGCGCACCATCCCCACCACTAATGTGCTCGGGGTGGAGGTCAGTGCTGTCAGCTTGGAGTTTGCCACCGACGAGATCCTGCACTGGATCGAGGAAGACAGACAGCACAGTGGCCTGTGGTCAGGCCACTGTGGCCTGACCACAGGCCACTACGTCGCGGTGACGGGCGTCCATGGCATTATCGAGTCCCAGGATGACCCCCACTTCAAGCGCATCCTCAATGCCAGCGGGATGGTGGTACCGGATGGGATGCCTCTCGTCTGGCTCTCCCGGCTGGCTGGACACCGCTCTGTCACCCGCGTCTACGGACCGGACCTCACCTTGAGCTTGAGTCAGGCTCTGGGGGCACGTCAAAAGTCTGCTTTTTACTACGGTGGGGTTCCAGGGGTCGCCGACCAGCTAGCCCGGATTTTAGAGACGCGCTATCCAGGGCTCAAGACCGCAGGCACTTTTAGTCCCCCCTTCCGGGAACTGACCTCCCAGGAAGAAGACGGAGTCGTGGCCCTCATCAACCACTCTGGGGCTCATGTCGTCTGGGTGGGCTTGAGCACCCCTAAGCAGGAGCGCTGGATGGCCCGCCTGCGCCACCGGCTCAAAGTCCCGGTCCTGATTGGTGTGGGCGCAGCTTTTGATTTCCACACAGGGCGCGTACGTCAGGCCCACCCTTGGGTCCAGCGCTCGGGCTTCGAATGGCTCTTTCGTCTGTGTATGGAGCCGAGGCGGTTGGCGAAGCGCTACTTGCGCAACAACCCCCTCTTCATCTATCTGCTCTTGTGCCAACAACTTAAGCTGCGCGATTTTCGGGCCACCTGA
- a CDS encoding right-handed parallel beta-helix repeat-containing protein has translation MKIPTPLLTVSLLSAMVLARVGAQGLPAPVPAIPALPPIPPTVVTAGGQRFLLADQPVVVRYDHGHLTSNRPGWWLINYPITAIQGLEGKSIEQMSQMLFHQPSRNLRNWYLNTPGTPTPEPGQAKGPAPIALTAGPALIVDNRHPRASDNNPATAAQPLRTIGAALRRAGSTIRVQPGIYREALTITKGGTAQQPLRLEGVRGPAGDLPVITGNTPFPAGAWQPVKGLTGVYRAEIFTGQEGAVSAAGETLVERSLPQDLQPGEYTFNRGSREFLNPRFATAKPAPAPGQTWQRRGVDEKGSLKLDGPTGVWWASTYVYVPPAILAEDSEQTLDPGVWHLKVEGDFRARRVPGLALRKEPNAYRVWLNGQLLPAYIYSTAHRFELERPHPERNNWQNFPFQTGWNHLVFQFDTTIRPGPKTFKFSVPRALRQVLTSAQGPMDPKTPAPRHSYLTEYLVAGPFSGAPDRGVYVRLRGDRDPNRAALDLARYNTPLLKVQADFVAIRGFEVRHGAQPLQQGQVQLKGAGLLLEGNLIRDSEMAGVFFFADRDQQSPPITIRNNWIINPGNTGIKGLGRSGRLTSENQDTTAPGRTPVRLEYNTIINSNWAGYDPGWESGGMKLFRLTGSIIRYNTIRGGSGPGIWLDSEHYSNRIEGNQIENSYAYGIGVELSPGPNLLANNLITGLRPGPVWFRTALLAWDTNRTWAVNNTLDGGWNTQRGGQDSGTMGISLSTRPTDRTTRWSTRRPDAAYVNNLVVGSQRTLLTQASDLVAANFTDRGKGAHIPRNHADYRLPAVDRLNTLGTVNRITHFVTHDFYGLLRFCDQGQGVGAFRSPPPPNQTWLEVELQDGTPLRLSPDPLHPSIAGEP, from the coding sequence ATGAAAATACCTACGCCTCTGCTTACGGTCAGCCTCCTGAGCGCTATGGTCCTGGCACGGGTGGGGGCACAGGGCCTACCCGCTCCCGTGCCCGCCATCCCTGCCTTGCCCCCCATTCCTCCGACTGTGGTCACTGCTGGGGGCCAGCGCTTCTTGCTGGCGGACCAGCCCGTGGTCGTCCGCTACGATCACGGGCATCTCACCAGCAATCGGCCCGGTTGGTGGCTCATCAACTATCCCATCACCGCAATTCAAGGTCTGGAGGGGAAGAGTATAGAGCAGATGAGTCAGATGCTTTTTCACCAGCCCTCCCGAAACCTGCGTAACTGGTACCTCAACACCCCCGGTACCCCCACCCCCGAACCCGGTCAGGCCAAAGGTCCTGCCCCTATTGCCTTGACTGCGGGACCGGCTTTGATCGTAGATAACCGCCATCCGCGAGCCAGCGACAACAATCCCGCAACTGCGGCTCAACCGCTGCGCACGATAGGAGCAGCGCTCCGGCGAGCGGGTTCGACGATCCGCGTCCAGCCCGGGATCTATCGCGAAGCGCTGACCATCACCAAGGGCGGCACCGCCCAACAACCGCTGCGCCTAGAGGGGGTGCGCGGACCAGCAGGAGACCTCCCGGTCATCACCGGCAACACCCCCTTCCCCGCCGGAGCTTGGCAGCCCGTCAAGGGCCTGACCGGGGTCTATCGGGCGGAGATTTTCACAGGACAAGAAGGGGCAGTGTCGGCGGCAGGCGAAACCCTCGTCGAGCGTTCGCTGCCCCAAGACCTCCAACCGGGCGAGTACACCTTCAACCGGGGCTCCCGAGAATTCCTCAACCCGCGCTTTGCCACAGCAAAGCCCGCCCCGGCTCCAGGACAGACTTGGCAACGGCGCGGGGTCGATGAAAAAGGTTCCCTCAAGCTCGACGGCCCTACAGGTGTCTGGTGGGCCTCGACTTATGTCTATGTTCCTCCCGCCATCCTGGCTGAGGACAGCGAGCAGACTTTGGACCCAGGGGTCTGGCACCTCAAGGTGGAGGGGGATTTCAGGGCACGCCGTGTACCGGGCCTAGCTTTGCGCAAAGAGCCCAATGCCTACCGCGTCTGGCTCAACGGTCAGTTGCTCCCCGCCTATATCTATTCCACCGCCCACCGCTTTGAGCTGGAGCGGCCCCATCCCGAGCGCAATAACTGGCAGAACTTCCCCTTCCAGACCGGGTGGAACCATCTGGTTTTCCAGTTCGACACCACCATTCGCCCCGGACCAAAAACCTTCAAGTTCAGCGTACCCCGCGCCCTGCGGCAGGTTTTGACCTCAGCCCAGGGACCGATGGACCCTAAAACGCCCGCGCCGCGCCATTCCTATCTCACGGAATATCTGGTTGCGGGGCCATTTTCGGGAGCCCCCGACCGGGGCGTGTACGTCCGGCTCAGGGGAGACCGCGACCCCAACCGGGCCGCTTTAGACCTCGCCCGCTACAATACCCCGCTTCTCAAAGTCCAGGCTGATTTCGTCGCGATCCGGGGGTTTGAGGTCCGGCACGGAGCACAACCGTTGCAGCAGGGGCAGGTACAGCTCAAGGGCGCAGGGCTCCTGCTTGAGGGAAATCTGATCCGCGACAGCGAAATGGCCGGGGTGTTCTTCTTTGCCGACCGCGACCAACAGAGCCCGCCCATCACGATCCGCAACAACTGGATCATCAACCCCGGTAACACCGGGATCAAGGGTCTGGGCCGCTCGGGTCGTCTCACCTCCGAGAACCAGGACACCACAGCTCCAGGTCGCACACCTGTCCGCCTTGAGTACAACACCATCATCAACAGTAACTGGGCGGGCTACGATCCGGGCTGGGAATCAGGCGGGATGAAACTCTTCCGGCTGACAGGGAGCATCATCCGCTACAACACCATCAGAGGAGGGAGTGGACCGGGCATCTGGCTCGATTCGGAGCACTATAGTAACCGCATTGAGGGCAACCAGATCGAGAACAGCTACGCCTACGGGATAGGCGTCGAGCTCTCCCCCGGCCCCAACCTGCTCGCCAACAACCTCATCACCGGGCTGCGTCCCGGTCCTGTCTGGTTTCGCACCGCCTTGCTTGCCTGGGATACTAACCGCACTTGGGCCGTCAATAACACCCTGGATGGAGGCTGGAACACCCAACGGGGCGGGCAGGACTCAGGGACCATGGGCATCAGCCTCAGTACCCGGCCCACCGACCGCACCACCCGCTGGAGCACCCGCAGGCCGGATGCCGCCTATGTGAATAATCTTGTGGTCGGCTCTCAGCGCACCCTCCTCACCCAAGCGTCGGACCTCGTAGCCGCCAATTTCACCGACCGGGGCAAGGGAGCACACATCCCTCGCAATCATGCAGACTACCGCCTACCTGCTGTTGACCGGCTCAACACCCTGGGCACAGTGAATAGGATCACCCACTTCGTAACCCATGACTTTTACGGGCTGCTGCGCTTCTGCGATCAAGGACAGGGCGTGGGCGCGTTCCGGTCGCCCCCGCCACCGAACCAAACCTGGCTGGAAGTCGAGCTTCAAGATGGCACCCCACTGCGGCTCAGCCCTGACCCACTGCACCCTTCTATTGCTGGAGAACCCTGA
- a CDS encoding sugar transferase: MDVSRPRLNPTPAPDLRLDLRAPAITKIRAGITRGSLRVLTLLLADSVMLTLAWEVTAALGTPTDSFGATGPWPLLVVPLGLMATVGLYDTDCARRNYPAIVKALTLAQGIFLLGAYLYRPGLILVSRSEFLISWVLGLGLVCASRLGIDLLVRILYRQGAARWPIFLIGHPEDTQPAHQLLTAQERYQILGQADLCNTEWSTTLEHIRQLGVSEVFVCSWQALPEPMFVYWDLQRSGIRLRVLPMGLELPRRRAEVKMLGSLPTIQFALPSIIGSDFWLKRGFDLVVASLILLVLGPLYCAIALWIKRDSPGPVFYRQTRIGLKGQPFKVWKFRTMVCDAEALQKELEASNEMKDGVLFKMKEDPRITGIGKFLRRYSLDELPQVFNVLAGEMSLVGPRPFPMRDVERFSTHHFIRQEVLPGITGLWQVSGRSDIVDFEDVVRLDVAYIQNWSLALDFEILLQTIKVVLAKQGAY; this comes from the coding sequence ATGGATGTTTCGCGCCCAAGGCTCAATCCCACGCCCGCACCGGACCTGCGGCTGGACCTGCGAGCCCCCGCCATCACCAAAATTCGGGCAGGCATCACCCGAGGCTCCCTCCGCGTGCTCACGCTCTTGCTGGCGGACAGTGTCATGCTGACGCTGGCTTGGGAGGTGACCGCCGCGTTGGGGACGCCCACCGATAGCTTTGGGGCGACCGGACCCTGGCCCTTGCTGGTGGTGCCATTGGGCCTGATGGCGACCGTCGGGCTCTACGATACGGACTGTGCCCGCCGGAACTACCCTGCTATCGTCAAGGCACTGACTCTGGCTCAAGGGATTTTCCTACTCGGGGCCTATCTCTATAGACCAGGGCTCATCTTGGTGTCGCGCTCGGAATTTCTCATCTCCTGGGTCTTGGGCCTAGGCTTGGTCTGTGCCAGTCGTCTAGGAATTGATCTGCTCGTCCGCATCCTGTACCGTCAGGGCGCTGCTCGCTGGCCTATCTTTCTCATCGGTCATCCTGAAGACACCCAGCCTGCTCATCAACTGCTCACAGCACAAGAGCGCTACCAAATCCTCGGTCAGGCCGACCTCTGCAACACCGAATGGAGCACCACCCTCGAACATATCCGGCAGTTGGGCGTCAGCGAAGTCTTCGTCTGCTCCTGGCAAGCACTCCCCGAACCCATGTTTGTCTACTGGGACCTCCAGCGCTCCGGCATCCGCCTGCGCGTCCTACCCATGGGCCTCGAACTCCCCCGCCGCCGCGCCGAGGTCAAAATGTTGGGCTCCTTGCCCACCATCCAATTCGCCCTGCCCTCTATCATCGGCTCCGACTTCTGGCTCAAGCGCGGCTTCGATCTGGTCGTCGCCTCCTTGATTCTGCTCGTGCTCGGCCCGCTCTACTGCGCCATTGCCCTGTGGATCAAGCGCGACTCCCCTGGACCAGTCTTCTATCGCCAGACACGCATTGGGCTCAAGGGCCAACCCTTCAAGGTCTGGAAGTTCCGCACGATGGTCTGTGATGCCGAAGCCCTGCAAAAAGAACTGGAGGCCAGCAATGAGATGAAAGACGGGGTGCTCTTCAAAATGAAGGAGGACCCACGCATCACGGGCATTGGTAAATTCCTAAGGCGCTACAGTCTGGACGAATTGCCGCAGGTCTTTAATGTGCTCGCTGGGGAGATGAGTTTGGTGGGGCCACGCCCGTTCCCGATGCGCGATGTGGAGCGCTTCAGCACCCATCACTTCATCCGGCAGGAGGTCTTGCCGGGGATCACAGGGCTGTGGCAGGTGTCGGGTCGGTCGGACATAGTGGACTTTGAGGATGTGGTGCGGCTGGATGTGGCGTATATCCAGAACTGGTCGCTGGCTTTGGATTTCGAGATCCTGCTCCAGACCATCAAAGTCGTCCTGGCGAAACAGGGGGCCTATTGA
- a CDS encoding cation:proton antiporter, producing MEFFIASGPIGETPAGLLTLGQLMISLVIIYLASKVGGELALRLGQPAVLGELVAGLAVGVSGLRLVDPEQPVLLLLAQIGVTLLLFEIGLESDLRSLLKVGPQSLGVGLVGMLLPFGFGYAVMKAYGATDLVSIFAGAAMTATSIGISAKVLADLGYLKRLEGRIILGAAVLDDILGVIVLAVVSGIAGGNGLEPLVLLQTIGTSIGFLVGAIVLGNLGLPLFLRVVRALRTRGELLTASLVFAFALAYLAEQLGSAAIIGAFAAGLVLSETDRRHDIEARLRPVTDFFLPVFFITVGAGVNLALLGNSQSLTLALALTATAVLGKLVAGYAAFGSQANKLAIGAGMVPRGEVGLIFASVGLGSGILVGVNHTAVVTMVILTTFLGPLLLGLVLKPAAPAKTKEAETF from the coding sequence ATGGAATTTTTTATCGCCTCGGGTCCGATAGGGGAAACCCCAGCAGGTTTACTCACCCTGGGGCAACTGATGATCAGCCTGGTCATCATCTATCTCGCCAGCAAAGTTGGTGGAGAACTGGCCCTCCGTCTAGGCCAACCGGCAGTGTTAGGAGAGTTGGTAGCGGGTCTGGCGGTTGGGGTTTCAGGCTTGCGGTTGGTTGACCCGGAACAGCCTGTCCTGCTCCTGCTTGCGCAGATTGGGGTGACCCTCCTGCTCTTTGAAATTGGCCTGGAATCGGATTTGAGGAGTTTACTCAAGGTCGGTCCTCAGTCTCTGGGGGTCGGATTGGTCGGGATGCTCCTTCCCTTTGGCTTCGGCTACGCCGTTATGAAAGCCTATGGAGCCACTGATCTGGTCAGTATTTTTGCTGGGGCCGCCATGACCGCAACCAGTATCGGGATCAGCGCCAAAGTGCTTGCGGACCTAGGCTATCTCAAGCGGCTGGAGGGCCGGATCATTTTGGGGGCGGCGGTCCTCGACGATATCCTGGGCGTGATTGTCCTGGCGGTAGTCTCAGGGATTGCCGGGGGAAACGGTCTGGAACCGCTAGTCCTCCTGCAAACCATCGGCACGTCCATCGGCTTCCTGGTAGGAGCGATTGTCCTGGGAAACCTCGGTCTACCGCTCTTCCTGCGCGTGGTGCGGGCGTTGCGGACTCGGGGTGAATTGCTCACTGCCTCTTTGGTATTTGCCTTTGCGCTGGCTTATCTGGCAGAACAACTGGGTTCGGCGGCCATTATCGGGGCATTTGCCGCAGGACTGGTCCTGAGTGAAACCGATAGACGCCACGATATTGAGGCGCGTCTGCGCCCGGTCACAGATTTCTTTTTACCAGTATTTTTTATCACGGTCGGGGCTGGGGTCAATCTGGCCCTCTTAGGGAATTCCCAATCGCTCACCCTTGCGCTGGCCCTTACAGCCACTGCCGTTCTCGGTAAGCTGGTGGCTGGATATGCCGCTTTTGGCAGTCAGGCCAATAAACTCGCCATCGGAGCAGGCATGGTCCCTCGGGGTGAGGTGGGGCTCATCTTTGCTAGCGTCGGGCTGGGGTCCGGCATCCTAGTCGGAGTCAACCACACAGCCGTCGTCACCATGGTCATCCTGACAACCTTCTTGGGACCACTGCTACTGGGTTTGGTACTCAAGCCAGCCGCGCCAGCAAAAACTAAAGAAGCAGAGACCTTTTAA
- a CDS encoding GNAT family N-acetyltransferase: MLTIRPALPEDRATLARLSHLAFSPAAPLGETLERYERDPVLQQTSFVAEDGRIWGKYALLDYRVYLRGMPLAMGGIGGVAVAPEGRGQGVATALMNHAVTLMHEQEYPLSMLYGFQHGFYRRLGWACVGEVYRYRVSTRHLPRYRESKDVLPLDRDMDRLAIEALYQSEAPKHNGWLVRNARQWQGHFRADSRYQWFGYWQDGLLEGYLVFTYKKLASDSEELDHLAVREWVVCSSRAYRGLLGFLAAQRDQVEAVVWDTDREDPLPKLIAEQRDARDQTIRTVLNKTGFAAVHSSFMWRMVHLEQALRLRPIHPGANFTLTFEVHDPVLGVHRPTIAVEQGTVALVPTPAKTTVKLDIDRLTQLWCGSWSATAAHWSGVLEVEGDPAVLSALDQAWQTSPPFSWDYF, from the coding sequence ATGTTGACTATTCGACCAGCGCTTCCTGAAGACCGGGCGACCCTGGCCCGGTTGTCCCACTTGGCTTTTTCGCCAGCAGCCCCTTTGGGAGAAACTCTGGAGCGCTATGAGCGCGATCCTGTCCTTCAGCAGACCTCTTTTGTCGCCGAAGATGGGCGCATCTGGGGTAAATACGCACTCCTCGACTATCGGGTCTACCTGCGGGGGATGCCCTTAGCGATGGGTGGTATCGGCGGGGTCGCAGTCGCTCCTGAGGGGCGTGGACAGGGTGTAGCGACCGCTTTGATGAACCATGCGGTCACGTTGATGCACGAACAGGAATACCCGCTCTCGATGCTGTATGGCTTCCAGCATGGCTTTTATCGTCGTCTAGGCTGGGCCTGTGTCGGGGAGGTCTACCGCTACCGTGTCAGCACCCGCCATCTACCACGCTACCGCGAATCCAAAGATGTGCTCCCCCTCGACCGAGACATGGACCGTCTGGCTATCGAAGCGCTCTATCAAAGCGAAGCCCCGAAGCACAATGGCTGGCTCGTACGCAACGCACGGCAGTGGCAGGGACATTTCCGCGCAGACAGTCGCTATCAATGGTTTGGCTACTGGCAAGATGGCTTGCTAGAAGGCTATTTGGTCTTTACCTATAAAAAGCTTGCCTCCGATAGCGAGGAATTGGATCATCTTGCGGTGCGTGAATGGGTAGTCTGTTCCAGTCGTGCCTATCGGGGACTTTTGGGATTTCTGGCGGCGCAGCGCGACCAAGTGGAGGCCGTCGTCTGGGACACCGACCGGGAAGACCCCCTGCCCAAGCTTATTGCCGAACAGCGTGACGCGCGTGACCAAACTATCCGTACTGTTTTGAACAAGACTGGGTTTGCGGCGGTCCACAGCAGTTTTATGTGGCGGATGGTGCACTTGGAGCAGGCGCTCAGGCTGCGCCCAATTCACCCTGGAGCTAACTTTACCCTTACTTTTGAAGTGCACGACCCGGTGCTCGGCGTCCATCGACCAACCATAGCGGTTGAACAGGGCACCGTAGCTTTAGTCCCAACCCCCGCTAAGACCACGGTGAAACTGGACATCGACCGCTTGACCCAGCTTTGGTGTGGCTCTTGGAGTGCGACAGCAGCCCATTGGAGCGGAGTACTGGAGGTTGAAGGCGACCCGGCGGTACTCAGTGCTCTCGATCAGGCGTGGCAAACTTCGCCCCCATTCAGTTGGGACTATTTTTAA
- a CDS encoding efflux RND transporter periplasmic adaptor subunit, producing the protein MVALTKTLKQRLPWIALGLILSISIALWLLLNPSREPATTALKDQTAPVIRQDITITITATGVMRPLTPVNISPKQSGRLMALMVEQGDRVKKGQILARMDDSNLQGPLLQAQGTLKAAEANLNKLKDGNRPQEIQSAEANLRDAQAQLASARSTHTRNQSLLADGAISQITFDLSLSQLQSAQARVRAAQSQRDLARAGFRTEDIAAARAQVLQARGALVSIQTQIADTVIRAPFDGVITQKFTNVGAFVTPTTSASATSSATSSSILSLAGPLEAVTNVAESDIRNIYPGQSVNLIADAYPDRVFKGRVRLVAPEAVVTQNVSSFEVRVQVEDKKGDQLRSGMNLKGEFQVGAVKDALLIPTTSVVSEADQTGVFVPKPKGKEGRAKFLPIKVGATVGSQTQVLSGLEEGDSVFITLPSRRRPNGQPPNQNSPFGGPQPGNRPPR; encoded by the coding sequence ATGGTTGCCCTCACAAAGACGTTAAAACAACGCCTGCCCTGGATTGCTCTGGGGCTCATCCTCTCTATCTCGATAGCCCTCTGGCTGCTGCTCAACCCGTCACGGGAACCCGCAACCACCGCCCTCAAGGACCAGACCGCCCCGGTCATCCGCCAAGACATCACAATCACGATCACCGCCACCGGGGTCATGCGGCCCCTCACGCCGGTCAATATCAGTCCCAAACAGTCAGGCCGCCTGATGGCGCTCATGGTCGAGCAGGGAGACCGGGTGAAAAAAGGCCAAATCCTCGCCCGCATGGACGACTCCAACCTGCAAGGGCCGCTCCTCCAGGCCCAGGGTACTTTGAAAGCTGCTGAGGCCAACCTGAACAAGCTCAAGGACGGCAACCGTCCCCAGGAAATCCAATCCGCCGAAGCCAATCTGCGCGACGCTCAAGCCCAACTAGCCAGCGCCCGCTCTACCCATACGCGCAACCAATCGCTGCTTGCGGACGGGGCCATCAGCCAAATTACCTTCGATCTCAGCCTATCCCAGCTCCAGTCCGCCCAGGCTCGGGTCCGTGCCGCCCAGTCTCAGCGCGACTTGGCCCGTGCTGGATTTCGCACAGAGGACATCGCTGCCGCCCGTGCCCAGGTGCTCCAGGCCCGAGGCGCGCTCGTCAGCATCCAGACGCAAATCGCGGACACCGTGATCCGAGCACCCTTTGATGGCGTGATCACCCAAAAATTCACCAATGTCGGAGCCTTCGTGACCCCGACCACCTCGGCTAGCGCCACCAGTTCTGCAACTTCTTCCTCCATCCTCTCCTTGGCGGGGCCGTTGGAGGCGGTGACCAATGTAGCTGAGTCGGACATCCGCAATATCTACCCCGGTCAATCGGTAAACTTGATCGCCGATGCCTACCCTGACCGGGTCTTCAAGGGACGCGTCCGCCTTGTCGCCCCGGAGGCCGTGGTCACCCAAAATGTGAGTAGCTTTGAAGTCCGAGTCCAGGTGGAGGATAAAAAGGGCGACCAATTGCGCTCGGGGATGAACCTCAAGGGGGAATTCCAGGTCGGGGCGGTCAAGGATGCCCTGCTCATCCCTACGACTTCAGTGGTGAGTGAGGCAGACCAGACCGGGGTCTTCGTGCCCAAGCCCAAGGGTAAAGAAGGCCGTGCTAAATTCCTACCTATTAAAGTTGGAGCCACTGTCGGTAGCCAAACCCAGGTGCTCAGTGGACTAGAGGAAGGAGACAGCGTCTTTATCACCTTGCCCTCACGCAGACGGCCCAACGGTCAGCCCCCGAACCAGAACTCGCCCTTCGGCGGTCCTCAGCCCGGAAACCGCCCGCCGCGCTAG
- a CDS encoding ROK family protein — translation MRIGIDLGGTKIEGLALDRTGQAVLRRRISTPRDDYPGTIQAIVHLVHELEATLGEAATIGVAMPGAISPATGRIKNANSVWLNHQPFHHDLTQALGRPVRFRNDADCFALSEATDGAAAGASIVFGVIVGTGTGGGIVIHGQLLSGPNAIAGEWGHNPLPWPTEAEWPGPSCYCGQRGCIETFLSGTGFARDYRQATGQELRGSEIVALAEAGDFQAELALVRYESRMARALASVINILDPEIIVLGGGMSNISRFYTQIPQLWGAYVFSDRVDTRLVQAKYGDSSGVRGAAWLWPDSSS, via the coding sequence ATGCGCATTGGAATCGACTTGGGGGGGACCAAAATTGAGGGGCTAGCCCTCGACCGGACGGGGCAGGCGGTGCTCCGCAGGCGTATATCCACCCCCCGCGATGATTATCCAGGAACGATCCAGGCCATTGTCCACCTTGTCCATGAGCTTGAAGCTACGCTAGGTGAAGCGGCGACCATCGGAGTGGCGATGCCGGGAGCTATTTCCCCAGCCACGGGCCGGATCAAAAATGCCAATTCAGTCTGGCTAAACCACCAACCCTTTCATCATGACCTGACCCAGGCACTAGGTCGCCCCGTTCGGTTTCGCAATGATGCCGACTGCTTCGCGCTCTCCGAGGCCACCGATGGCGCAGCAGCGGGGGCGAGCATCGTCTTTGGGGTCATTGTCGGGACGGGTACCGGCGGGGGCATAGTCATCCACGGGCAATTGCTCAGCGGGCCGAACGCGATTGCCGGAGAGTGGGGCCACAATCCTCTACCCTGGCCCACTGAGGCGGAATGGCCGGGTCCCTCTTGCTACTGTGGTCAGCGCGGTTGTATCGAGACGTTCCTCTCAGGTACAGGCTTTGCCCGCGATTATAGGCAGGCCACCGGCCAGGAACTGAGGGGCAGCGAGATTGTCGCTTTAGCTGAAGCGGGAGATTTTCAGGCCGAGTTGGCCCTCGTCCGCTACGAAAGCCGTATGGCCCGTGCTCTAGCCTCGGTGATCAACATCCTCGACCCTGAAATAATTGTCCTCGGCGGAGGCATGTCCAATATCAGCCGTTTTTATACCCAAATTCCCCAACTCTGGGGGGCCTACGTCTTCTCCGACCGCGTCGATACCCGCTTGGTTCAGGCCAAATACGGGGACTCCAGTGGTGTGCGCGGGGCGGCTTGGCTGTGGCCTGATAGCTCATCCTGA